One window of Penaeus chinensis breed Huanghai No. 1 chromosome 3, ASM1920278v2, whole genome shotgun sequence genomic DNA carries:
- the LOC125043959 gene encoding iron-sulfur clusters transporter ABCB7, mitochondrial-like: MALQLILQRHFSCRNISRSQVLGECVRNASTTGVNGIPRYNILGNGHPLNSNIQNRVALSSHWAGATGPLTSKVQVWKTHKRLGVRNCFHPGASALSREYVGVSAKEVTGREMLGALASYVWPKGNIAVKGRVLTALSLLIGAKLLNVQVPFIFKDGINYLNEHTGNLLTVAEPASAVAATAVSLMIGYGIARTGAAGFNELRNAVFAKVAQNSIRKIASNVFLHLHSLDLNFHLNRQTGALSKAIDRGSRGINFVMSALVFNIVPTIFEVSLVAGILAYKCGWEFAGVTVASIMAYAAFTLGITQWRTQFRVDMNKAENAAGNRAIDSLINYETVKYFNNEEHEAKEYDKYLKKYEGASLKTATSLALLNWGQNAIFSVALSAMMVLATKEILNGNLTVGDLVMVNGLLFQLSLPLNFLGSVYREVRQALIDMQTMFTLMKQPAAIMNAPDCIPLQVTPQNADITFNNVCFEYNENYPILNDLTFTVPAGKKVAIVGGSGSGKSTVIRLLYRFYEPKTGTITINGQDINSVDLDSLRKSIAVVPQDCVLFHDTIAYNLHYGDLSADPSKVEEVAQLADIHQSIQSWPNGYNTQVGERGLKLSGGEKQRVAIARAILKNAPILVFDEATSSLDSITEQSIMEALRHATKGRTSICIAHRLSTVMDSDEILVLAEGRLQERGTHQQLLALDGHYTKLWNSQHKVDE; the protein is encoded by the exons GTCGCACTAAGTTCCCACTGGGCAGGTGCAACAGGGCCACTCACATCGAAGGTACAAGTATGGAAGACCCACAAGAGACTAGGGGTGCGAAACTGCTTCCATCCGGGGGCCAGTGCGCTCTCCCGGGAATATGTGGGAGTCTCAGCGAAGGAGGTCACGGGGAGAGAGATGCTTGGGGCCCTGGCTTCATACGTCTGGCCGAAA GGCAATATTGCAGTTAAGGGGAGGGTACTCACAGCACTCAGCCTACTTATTGGTGCTAAGCTTCTAAATGTACAAGTCCCATTCATCTTTAAGGATGGCATAAACTACCTTAATGAACACACTGGCAACCTGTTGACAGTAGCTGAACCTGCCTCAGCTGTTGCTGCTACAGCTGTATCGCTGATGATAGGAT ATGGAATTGCCCGCACTGGAGCAGCTGGGTTTAATGAACTACGCAATGCAGTGTTTGCCAAGGTGGCACAAAACTCAATCCGAAAGATTGCTAGCAACGTCTTCCTTCACCTTCACAGCCTTGACTTGAATTTCCACCTGAATCGGCAAACAGGAGCACTCTCCAAAGCCATTGATCGGGGGAGCCGGGGAATAAATTTTGTCATGTCGGCACTTGTTTTCAATATTGTGCCAACAATATTTGAAGTTAGCTTGGTGGCAGGTATATTG GCATACAAATGCGGTTGGGAATTTGCAGGTGTAACTGTGGCCTCAATTATGGCCTATGCAGCCTTCACTCTGGGTATTACACAGTGGCGTACTCAGTTTAGGGTGGATATGAACAAAGCTGAAAATGCGGCAGGGAACAGAGCCATTGATTCACTCATCAACTATGAAACTGTGAAG taTTTCAATAATGAAGAGCATGAAGCCAAGGAATATgacaaatatttgaaaaaatatgAAGGGGCATCTCTGAAGACAGCAACATCACTGGCCTTGCTCAACTGGGGTCAGAATGCAATATTCAGTGTTGCTTTATCAGCTATGATGGTTCTGGCAACAAAAGAAATTCTTAATG GTAATTTGACTGTGGGTGATCTAGTGATGGTCAATGGATTGTTATTCCAACTGTCCCTGCCGCTCAACTTCTTGGGGTCTGTTTACCGTGAAGTTCGTCAAGCACTTATTGACATGCAAACAATGTTCACGTTGATGAAACAGCCAGCTGCTATAATG AATGCCCCAGACTGTATACCTCTACAAGTGACTCCTCAGAATGCAGACATTACTTTCAACAATGTGTGTTTTGAGTACAATGAAAATTACCCCATCCTGAATGACCTTACCTTTACAGTGCCCGCTGGGAAGAAAGTTGCTATTGTTGGTGGTTCAGGTTCAGG AAAATCAACAGTCATCCGTCTGTTGTACCGCTTTTATGAGCCCAAGACTGGGACCATTACAATAAATGGACAAGATATTAATTCAGTAGACCTGGACAGCCTGAGGAAGAGCATTGCTGTGGTTCCACAA GATTGTGTGCTATTCCATGACACTATAGCTTACAATCTCCACTATGGTGACCTGTCTGCAGATCCCAGTAAAGTAGAAGAAGTAGCTCAACTTGCTGATATCCACCAATCAATTCAGAGCTGGCCCAATGGCTATAACACTCAA GTTGGTGAACGTGGCCTGAAACTTTCAGGTGGGGAGAAGCAGAGGGTTGCCATTGCACGAGCCATCCTGAAGAACGCTCCGATACTAGTTTTCGATGAAGCAACTTCTTCACTAGACTCCATTACAGAACAA AGTATAATGGAAGCTCTGCGCCATGCAACCAAGGGAAGAACTTCAATCTGCATTGCTCATCGCTTATCAACCGTTATGGATTCGGATGAAATCCTTGTGTTGGCTGAGGGCAGGCTTCAGGAGCGTGGTACGCATCAGCAGCTCTTGGCGCTTGATGGGCACTATACAAAGCTCTGGAATTCACAACACAAAGTTGATGAATAA
- the LOC125043947 gene encoding uncharacterized protein LOC125043947 isoform X2, with the protein MAGLGAKDILRNVTALEQLIEEINFQRAKEMRQCLMSKDGFVMVQGTTYWTDLFVRHFLFQTDRSTDADDLLFFIRKKQLKGSRYIPKYQTEVEVYRRDSRKLPIGDPDIDWEETVYLNLIIHQFDYTLTLAVCTRTSPKDLQVLRRHSQKVYASPSRRRMDTKGEVEEITYPSVCFHVDNFDEVFADMLVRDGEMVCVELVASDHAGTRQAVIFLGSIRYDALKRVYDARASLSSKVAQRMMMGLFAGNSNQRIEFVRMKGPQGKGHAEMAVTKPKGSGVETPTSEPGVSLTDMWDSDWDDEPEDRFIYRHQRRLSDPSANFNTFINSGWKSRSEGARSRSENEGLDIFADGLYEIESGDVRDAVCSGRCCSVVACNTIREEEELPQEVQCAKCRHFHGDQTVKSGPTVEASEEAAQTSDTPGPKPECDSPTLEPSLGRPPTPPSPHEGSPLLPSCSRSESPNLVHTESSIQAMSPVECTSDPLLNPVADSPDDHSKQTHTEMSSKSTNVPDTNENTALSSSHKDFVMIESVSRTDVNSEESSETSFISKGIQEQISKANQSSSIHSSPQVIPKVSPMHSAKLGGKKPGGAQRILVASADASLETSAGEPDSLGSLCDTEIESDLVVNAKPIPSTSIMTDDPDEIEEEEPLLKKPPPVGKSLSVDSADMISAVPKVEIVDAATESLTALNLSPVKRKKRRVSVPYRITPDGTKVNFLCDVKLDDGAYNPLWTTKGFTQTFHFWKESRRAQSVPLNAYLTYVTLPWFTIITDILDHRTGPILTF; encoded by the exons ATGGCTGGGCTGGGAGCTAAGGACATCCTGAGGAACGTGACAGCTCTGGAACAGCTGATCGAGGAAATTAACTTCCAGCGAGCCAAGGAGATGAGGCAGTGTCTCATGTCCAAGGATG GGTTCGTGATGGTGCAAGGGACCACATATTGGACAGACCTATTTGTTCGGCACTTTCTCTTCCAAACGGATCGGTCCACAGATGCTGAtgacttgttattttttatccgAAAGAAACAGCTTAAAGGCTCTCGGTATATTCCAAAGTACCAg actGAGGTGGAAGTGTATAGGCGTGACAGCAGGAAACTCCCCATTGGTGATCCCGACATAGATTGGGAAGAAACTGTATACTTGAATCTCATAATACACCAATTCGACTACACCCTTACGCTAGCTGTATGTACTCGTACAAGCCCAAAGGACCTGCAGGTGCTCCGACGACACTCTCAG AAAGTGTATGCAAGTCCCAGTAGGCGCCGCATGGACACCAAGGGAGAAGTTGAGGAAATAACATACCCTAGTGTATGCTTCCACGTTGATAACTTTGATGAA gTATTTGCTGACATGTTAGTACGTGATGGAGAGATGGTTTGCGTTGAACTGGTTGCCTCAGATCATGCAGGAACACGTCAGGCTGTCATATTTTTAGGGTCAATCAGATACGATGCTCTGAAACGAGTGTATGATGCCCGG GCAAGTTTGAGTAGCAAGGTGGCTCAGAGGATGATGATGGGTCTCTTTGCTGGGAACAGCAACCAACGTATAGAATTTGTGCGCATGAAGGGACCACAAGGGAAGGGCCATGCAGAAATGGCTGTGACCAAGCCAAAAG GATCAGGCGTAGAGACTCCAACCTCTGAGCCCGGTGTGAGTTTAACAGACATGTGGGATTCCGACTGGGATGACGAGCCAGAGGATAGGTTCATCTATCGGCACCAG CGCCGACTGAGTGACCCAAGTGCCAACTTCAACACTTTCATCAACTCTGGTTGGAAGTCTCGTTCTGAGGGAGCCAGGTCGCGCTCTGAGAACGAGGGGCTTGATATTTTTGCTGATGGCCTTTACGAAATTGAGTCAGGAGATGTGCGAGATG ctGTGTGTAGTGGTAGATGTTGTTCAGTGGTAGCATGCAACACAAtacgagaagaggaggaattgCCGCAGGAAGTGCAGTGTGCCAAATGCCGCCACTTTCACGGGGACCAGACAGTGAAATCTGGCCCCACAGTAGAAGCTAGTGAAGAGGCAGCTCAGACCTCAGACACACCAGGTCCCAAGCCTGAGTGTGATTCCCCAACCCTCGAGCCGTCCTTGGGTCGtcctcccacccctccatcaCCTCATGAGGGCAGTCCACTCCTCCCGTCCTGCTCTCGGTCAGAGTCACCTAACTTAGTACACACTGAGTCCAGTATCCAGGCCATGTCTCCTGTAGAGTGTACATCAGATCCTCTCTTAAACCCTGTTGCTGACTCACCTGATGATcacagtaaacaaacacacacagaaatgtctTCTAAGTCTACAAATGTACCTGATACCAATGAGAATACTGCCCTTTCTTCATCACACAAAGATTTTGTGATGATCGAGTCAGTGTCCAGAACTGATGTTAATTCAGAGGAAAGTAGTGAGACTTCTTTTATAAGCAAAGGCATTCAGGAACAAATTTCTAAAGCCAACCAGTCCTCTTCCATACATTCCTCACCTCAAGTTATTCCCAAAGTTTCACCAATGCATTCTGCAAAGCTTGGGGGCAAAAAGCCAGGTGGTGCTCAGAGAATTTTGGTTGCATCAGCTGATGCCTCACTGGAGACATCAGCTGGTGAACCAGATTCCTTAGGAAGCTTGTGTGATACTGAGATTGAGAGTGACCTAGTAGTCAATGCCAAACCTATTCCTTCCACTTCCATTATGACCGACGATCCAGatgaaatagaagaggaggaaccCCTTTTAAAAAAGCCACCTCCAGTAGGAAAAAGCCTCTCTGTCGATTCTGCTGACATGATATCTGCCGTTCCAAAAGTTGAAATTGTGGACGCAGCAACAGAATCTCTAACTGCCCTAAACCTGAGTCCtgtcaagagaaagaaaagaagagtctCTGTGCCATATAGAATAACACCTGATGGCACGAAAGTTAACTTTCTCTGCGATGTCA AACTGGATGATGGAGCCTATAACCCACTATGGACAACCAAGGGCTTCACACAAACTTTCCATTTCTGGAAGGAATCCCGCAGAGCCCAGTCAGTTCCTCTCAATGCGTATCTTACTTACGTAACATTACCCTGGTTCACTATCATTACAG ATATTCTTGACCATCGAACTGGCCCTATCCTTACTTTCTAG
- the LOC125043947 gene encoding uncharacterized protein LOC125043947 isoform X1, which translates to MAGLGAKDILRNVTALEQLIEEINFQRAKEMRQCLMSKDDTGFVMVQGTTYWTDLFVRHFLFQTDRSTDADDLLFFIRKKQLKGSRYIPKYQTEVEVYRRDSRKLPIGDPDIDWEETVYLNLIIHQFDYTLTLAVCTRTSPKDLQVLRRHSQKVYASPSRRRMDTKGEVEEITYPSVCFHVDNFDEVFADMLVRDGEMVCVELVASDHAGTRQAVIFLGSIRYDALKRVYDARASLSSKVAQRMMMGLFAGNSNQRIEFVRMKGPQGKGHAEMAVTKPKGSGVETPTSEPGVSLTDMWDSDWDDEPEDRFIYRHQRRLSDPSANFNTFINSGWKSRSEGARSRSENEGLDIFADGLYEIESGDVRDAVCSGRCCSVVACNTIREEEELPQEVQCAKCRHFHGDQTVKSGPTVEASEEAAQTSDTPGPKPECDSPTLEPSLGRPPTPPSPHEGSPLLPSCSRSESPNLVHTESSIQAMSPVECTSDPLLNPVADSPDDHSKQTHTEMSSKSTNVPDTNENTALSSSHKDFVMIESVSRTDVNSEESSETSFISKGIQEQISKANQSSSIHSSPQVIPKVSPMHSAKLGGKKPGGAQRILVASADASLETSAGEPDSLGSLCDTEIESDLVVNAKPIPSTSIMTDDPDEIEEEEPLLKKPPPVGKSLSVDSADMISAVPKVEIVDAATESLTALNLSPVKRKKRRVSVPYRITPDGTKVNFLCDVKLDDGAYNPLWTTKGFTQTFHFWKESRRAQSVPLNAYLTYVTLPWFTIITDILDHRTGPILTF; encoded by the exons ATGGCTGGGCTGGGAGCTAAGGACATCCTGAGGAACGTGACAGCTCTGGAACAGCTGATCGAGGAAATTAACTTCCAGCGAGCCAAGGAGATGAGGCAGTGTCTCATGTCCAAGGATG ATACAGGGTTCGTGATGGTGCAAGGGACCACATATTGGACAGACCTATTTGTTCGGCACTTTCTCTTCCAAACGGATCGGTCCACAGATGCTGAtgacttgttattttttatccgAAAGAAACAGCTTAAAGGCTCTCGGTATATTCCAAAGTACCAg actGAGGTGGAAGTGTATAGGCGTGACAGCAGGAAACTCCCCATTGGTGATCCCGACATAGATTGGGAAGAAACTGTATACTTGAATCTCATAATACACCAATTCGACTACACCCTTACGCTAGCTGTATGTACTCGTACAAGCCCAAAGGACCTGCAGGTGCTCCGACGACACTCTCAG AAAGTGTATGCAAGTCCCAGTAGGCGCCGCATGGACACCAAGGGAGAAGTTGAGGAAATAACATACCCTAGTGTATGCTTCCACGTTGATAACTTTGATGAA gTATTTGCTGACATGTTAGTACGTGATGGAGAGATGGTTTGCGTTGAACTGGTTGCCTCAGATCATGCAGGAACACGTCAGGCTGTCATATTTTTAGGGTCAATCAGATACGATGCTCTGAAACGAGTGTATGATGCCCGG GCAAGTTTGAGTAGCAAGGTGGCTCAGAGGATGATGATGGGTCTCTTTGCTGGGAACAGCAACCAACGTATAGAATTTGTGCGCATGAAGGGACCACAAGGGAAGGGCCATGCAGAAATGGCTGTGACCAAGCCAAAAG GATCAGGCGTAGAGACTCCAACCTCTGAGCCCGGTGTGAGTTTAACAGACATGTGGGATTCCGACTGGGATGACGAGCCAGAGGATAGGTTCATCTATCGGCACCAG CGCCGACTGAGTGACCCAAGTGCCAACTTCAACACTTTCATCAACTCTGGTTGGAAGTCTCGTTCTGAGGGAGCCAGGTCGCGCTCTGAGAACGAGGGGCTTGATATTTTTGCTGATGGCCTTTACGAAATTGAGTCAGGAGATGTGCGAGATG ctGTGTGTAGTGGTAGATGTTGTTCAGTGGTAGCATGCAACACAAtacgagaagaggaggaattgCCGCAGGAAGTGCAGTGTGCCAAATGCCGCCACTTTCACGGGGACCAGACAGTGAAATCTGGCCCCACAGTAGAAGCTAGTGAAGAGGCAGCTCAGACCTCAGACACACCAGGTCCCAAGCCTGAGTGTGATTCCCCAACCCTCGAGCCGTCCTTGGGTCGtcctcccacccctccatcaCCTCATGAGGGCAGTCCACTCCTCCCGTCCTGCTCTCGGTCAGAGTCACCTAACTTAGTACACACTGAGTCCAGTATCCAGGCCATGTCTCCTGTAGAGTGTACATCAGATCCTCTCTTAAACCCTGTTGCTGACTCACCTGATGATcacagtaaacaaacacacacagaaatgtctTCTAAGTCTACAAATGTACCTGATACCAATGAGAATACTGCCCTTTCTTCATCACACAAAGATTTTGTGATGATCGAGTCAGTGTCCAGAACTGATGTTAATTCAGAGGAAAGTAGTGAGACTTCTTTTATAAGCAAAGGCATTCAGGAACAAATTTCTAAAGCCAACCAGTCCTCTTCCATACATTCCTCACCTCAAGTTATTCCCAAAGTTTCACCAATGCATTCTGCAAAGCTTGGGGGCAAAAAGCCAGGTGGTGCTCAGAGAATTTTGGTTGCATCAGCTGATGCCTCACTGGAGACATCAGCTGGTGAACCAGATTCCTTAGGAAGCTTGTGTGATACTGAGATTGAGAGTGACCTAGTAGTCAATGCCAAACCTATTCCTTCCACTTCCATTATGACCGACGATCCAGatgaaatagaagaggaggaaccCCTTTTAAAAAAGCCACCTCCAGTAGGAAAAAGCCTCTCTGTCGATTCTGCTGACATGATATCTGCCGTTCCAAAAGTTGAAATTGTGGACGCAGCAACAGAATCTCTAACTGCCCTAAACCTGAGTCCtgtcaagagaaagaaaagaagagtctCTGTGCCATATAGAATAACACCTGATGGCACGAAAGTTAACTTTCTCTGCGATGTCA AACTGGATGATGGAGCCTATAACCCACTATGGACAACCAAGGGCTTCACACAAACTTTCCATTTCTGGAAGGAATCCCGCAGAGCCCAGTCAGTTCCTCTCAATGCGTATCTTACTTACGTAACATTACCCTGGTTCACTATCATTACAG ATATTCTTGACCATCGAACTGGCCCTATCCTTACTTTCTAG
- the LOC125038723 gene encoding uncharacterized protein LOC125038723 isoform X1, with protein sequence MFSSGPNYNKLKTNLRLAISRLKLLEKKKTELNQKAKKEVADYLAAGKVERAKIRVEYCIREDYLVEGMEMTELYCDMILARFGIIEQSKELEAGLAESISSVIWVTPQLATEVAELKVICDQLTRKFGKPYAMACQSKEVSTISERLIHKMSVQAPPKIMVEKYLVEIANNYNIEYEPDPQVMSDSQCESLINLDEKNNLGNNSISAPVGGGQMNIPPAGFVGYPGHPMAPFAYPASQVPVPSQSLQEGQGFHNSSSLMPHPDQILQPVPVPVPAPQSPTTPKSLSPKMGGNLSLPSILVTNPQSLTNCFEEFAQTVENHKPEIIVVSETWFSETRPATNYALEGYKMFNDDREGRGGGVAVYVLDCLHPNEVKLDAPPELECVWVEVDRKLVICGLYHPPRAATGPLLMEQIVNSVLDIRSFRPDIAIAIAGDFNNLHQGRLCAGLEMTNLVQEPTHMNSVIDLVLTDHPECYKKPILLPPVGQSRHHCVLVLPKTATESDNVQMDPASAVFNLPSVPGQAPYPQAPYPGGATGYNIPPGGPQNFPPGGPQNFPPGGPPPPDPGADPLPPKINNMDNVSGAGTGTGTGTGKWDELLGLDNSPPPPYSSFMPSGHTGDFGPPPNAPPPSLPGDGQPVRREFPPDVPPGATNLKDGDKPKPSPRSKFGEGVNAEFNLPDLPTIPDLPSVPGSNTVQNPNETTEDIDFDDLTKRFEELKKKK encoded by the exons ATGTTTTCCTCGGGTCCCAACTACAACAAGCTGAAAACCAATCTCAGACTGGCGATTAGTAGGCTGAAATtactggagaagaagaagacggagttAAATCAGAAAGCTAAGAAGGAGGTTGCCGATTACCTTGCAGCAGGAAAA GTTGAGCGCGCAAAGATCCGCGTTGAATACTGTATCCGAGAAGATTATTTGGTTGAGGGTATGGAGATGACAGAATTGTACTGCGACATGATATTGGCTCGTTTTGGTATCATAGAACAAAGCAA GGAACTAGAAGCAGGTCTTGCAGAATCCATATCATCTGTGATTTGGGTGACCCCACAGCTTGCAACAGAAGTTGCTGAACTTAAAGTAATCTGTGACCAGCTGACACGAAAATTTGGAAAACCGTATGCTATG GCCTGTCAGAGCAAGGAAGTGTCTACCATAAGTGAACGTCTGATTCACAAGATGAGCGTCCAAGCACCGCCCAAAATAATGGTTGAAAAGTATCTAGTTGAGATTGCAAATAATTACAACATTGAGTATGAACCGGACCCACAG GTAATGAGTGATTCCCAATGTGAGTCCCTCATTAACCTTGATGAGAAGAACAACCTGGGTAACAACAGTATCTCGGCTCCAGTAGGCGGGGGGCAGATGAATATTCCTCCTGCAGGATTTGTTGGGTATCCTGGACATCCAATGGCCCCCTTCGCATATCCTGCGTCACAG GTGCCGGTACCTTCACAGTCCCTTCAAGAGGGACAGGGATTCCACAACAGCTCCAGTTTGATGCCTCACCCTGACCAAATTCTTCAGCCAGTTCCCGTTCCAGTTCCAGCACCACAGTCACCTACTACACCAAAGAGTTTATCTCCAAAGATGGGAGGGAACCTCAGTCTTCCCTCTATTCTAGTCACAAATCCTCAGTCTCTTACAAACTGCTTTGAAGAGTTTGCCCAAACTGTGGAGAATCACAAACCTGAAATCATTGTTGTTAGTGAGACATGGTTTTCAGAAACTCGGCCAGCCACCAACTACGCCCTTGAAGGATACAAGATGTTTAATGATGACAGAgagggcaggggtgggggtgtagCTGTGTACGTTCTCGATTGCCTTCACCCAAATGAAGTAAAGCTTGATGCTCCCCCAGAGCTAGAGTGTGTCTGGGTGGAGGTGGATAGAAAGTTGGTGATATGTGGACTGTACCACCCCCCAAGAGCAGCCACAGGACCATTGCTGATGGAACAAATTGTTAACTCCGTCCTGGACATTCGAAGCTTTAGACCAgacattgctattgctattgcagGAGATTTCAACAACTTGCACCAAGGCCGTCTCTGCGCAGGTCTAGAAATGACCAACCTTGTACAAGAACCCACACATATGAACTCCGTTATCGATTTGGTATTAACTGACCACCCAGAGTGTTACAAGAAACCTATTTTGTTGCCACCGGTGGGACAGAGTCGTCATCACTGTGTTCTAGTGCTGCCAAAGACTGCCACAGAAAGCGATAATGTCCAAATG GATCCTGCTAGTGCAGTGTTCAACTTGCCTAGTGTTCCGGGGCAAGCACCATATCCTCAGGCACCATACCCAGGGGGAGCCACAGGCTACAACATCCCTCCAGGTGGACCCCAGAACTTCCCTCCCGGCGGACCCCAGAACTTCCCACCCGGCGGACCCCCTCCCCCTGATCCTGGAGCTGATCCTCTCCCACCAAAGATCAACAACATGGAT AACGTTAGTGGGGCTGGAAccggaacaggaacaggaactgGCAAGTGGGATGAACTGCTGGGGCTAGAcaactcaccccctcctccctactcctccttcatGCCTTCTGGGCACACAGGAGACTTCGGGCCCCCTCCCAATGCGCCACCTCCTAGTTTACCTGGGGATGGCCAGCCCGTGCGAAGGGAATTCCCTCCAGATGTGCCACCAGGTGCTACCAACCTCAAG GATGGTGACAAGCCCAAGCCAAGTCCTCGTTCAAAGTTCGGTGAGGGCGTGAATGCGGAGTTCAACCTCCCAGACTTGCCCACCATACCTGACCTACCCAGTGTCCCAGGCTCAAATACTGTCCAGAATCCCAACGAGACAACAGAGGATATTGATTTTGACGACTTAACGAAGAGATTTGAagagctgaagaagaagaaataa
- the LOC125038723 gene encoding IST1 homolog isoform X2 yields MFSSGPNYNKLKTNLRLAISRLKLLEKKKTELNQKAKKEVADYLAAGKVERAKIRVEYCIREDYLVEGMEMTELYCDMILARFGIIEQSKELEAGLAESISSVIWVTPQLATEVAELKVICDQLTRKFGKPYAMACQSKEVSTISERLIHKMSVQAPPKIMVEKYLVEIANNYNIEYEPDPQVMSDSQCESLINLDEKNNLGNNSISAPVGGGQMNIPPAGFVGYPGHPMAPFAYPASQVPVPSQSLQEGQGFHNSSSLMPHPDQILQPVPVPVPAPQSPTTPKSLSPKMGGNLSLPSILVTNPQSLTNCFEEFAQTVENHKPEIIVVSETWFSETRPATNYALEGYKMFNDDREGRGGGVAVYVLDCLHPNEVKLDAPPELECVWVEVDRKLVICGLYHPPRAATGPLLMEQIVNSVLDIRSFRPDIAIAIAGDFNNLHQGRLCAGLEMTNLVQEPTHMNSVIDLVLTDHPECYKKPILLPPVGQSRHHCVLVLPKTATESDNVQMDPASAVFNLPSVPGQAPYPQAPYPGGATGYNIPPGGPQNFPPGGPQNFPPGGPPPPDPGADPLPPKINNMDDGDKPKPSPRSKFGEGVNAEFNLPDLPTIPDLPSVPGSNTVQNPNETTEDIDFDDLTKRFEELKKKK; encoded by the exons ATGTTTTCCTCGGGTCCCAACTACAACAAGCTGAAAACCAATCTCAGACTGGCGATTAGTAGGCTGAAATtactggagaagaagaagacggagttAAATCAGAAAGCTAAGAAGGAGGTTGCCGATTACCTTGCAGCAGGAAAA GTTGAGCGCGCAAAGATCCGCGTTGAATACTGTATCCGAGAAGATTATTTGGTTGAGGGTATGGAGATGACAGAATTGTACTGCGACATGATATTGGCTCGTTTTGGTATCATAGAACAAAGCAA GGAACTAGAAGCAGGTCTTGCAGAATCCATATCATCTGTGATTTGGGTGACCCCACAGCTTGCAACAGAAGTTGCTGAACTTAAAGTAATCTGTGACCAGCTGACACGAAAATTTGGAAAACCGTATGCTATG GCCTGTCAGAGCAAGGAAGTGTCTACCATAAGTGAACGTCTGATTCACAAGATGAGCGTCCAAGCACCGCCCAAAATAATGGTTGAAAAGTATCTAGTTGAGATTGCAAATAATTACAACATTGAGTATGAACCGGACCCACAG GTAATGAGTGATTCCCAATGTGAGTCCCTCATTAACCTTGATGAGAAGAACAACCTGGGTAACAACAGTATCTCGGCTCCAGTAGGCGGGGGGCAGATGAATATTCCTCCTGCAGGATTTGTTGGGTATCCTGGACATCCAATGGCCCCCTTCGCATATCCTGCGTCACAG GTGCCGGTACCTTCACAGTCCCTTCAAGAGGGACAGGGATTCCACAACAGCTCCAGTTTGATGCCTCACCCTGACCAAATTCTTCAGCCAGTTCCCGTTCCAGTTCCAGCACCACAGTCACCTACTACACCAAAGAGTTTATCTCCAAAGATGGGAGGGAACCTCAGTCTTCCCTCTATTCTAGTCACAAATCCTCAGTCTCTTACAAACTGCTTTGAAGAGTTTGCCCAAACTGTGGAGAATCACAAACCTGAAATCATTGTTGTTAGTGAGACATGGTTTTCAGAAACTCGGCCAGCCACCAACTACGCCCTTGAAGGATACAAGATGTTTAATGATGACAGAgagggcaggggtgggggtgtagCTGTGTACGTTCTCGATTGCCTTCACCCAAATGAAGTAAAGCTTGATGCTCCCCCAGAGCTAGAGTGTGTCTGGGTGGAGGTGGATAGAAAGTTGGTGATATGTGGACTGTACCACCCCCCAAGAGCAGCCACAGGACCATTGCTGATGGAACAAATTGTTAACTCCGTCCTGGACATTCGAAGCTTTAGACCAgacattgctattgctattgcagGAGATTTCAACAACTTGCACCAAGGCCGTCTCTGCGCAGGTCTAGAAATGACCAACCTTGTACAAGAACCCACACATATGAACTCCGTTATCGATTTGGTATTAACTGACCACCCAGAGTGTTACAAGAAACCTATTTTGTTGCCACCGGTGGGACAGAGTCGTCATCACTGTGTTCTAGTGCTGCCAAAGACTGCCACAGAAAGCGATAATGTCCAAATG GATCCTGCTAGTGCAGTGTTCAACTTGCCTAGTGTTCCGGGGCAAGCACCATATCCTCAGGCACCATACCCAGGGGGAGCCACAGGCTACAACATCCCTCCAGGTGGACCCCAGAACTTCCCTCCCGGCGGACCCCAGAACTTCCCACCCGGCGGACCCCCTCCCCCTGATCCTGGAGCTGATCCTCTCCCACCAAAGATCAACAACATGGAT GATGGTGACAAGCCCAAGCCAAGTCCTCGTTCAAAGTTCGGTGAGGGCGTGAATGCGGAGTTCAACCTCCCAGACTTGCCCACCATACCTGACCTACCCAGTGTCCCAGGCTCAAATACTGTCCAGAATCCCAACGAGACAACAGAGGATATTGATTTTGACGACTTAACGAAGAGATTTGAagagctgaagaagaagaaataa